In Carassius gibelio isolate Cgi1373 ecotype wild population from Czech Republic chromosome B20, carGib1.2-hapl.c, whole genome shotgun sequence, the following are encoded in one genomic region:
- the LOC127984353 gene encoding protein 4.1 isoform X15: protein MTTEVGSETDVKKEPEKDPEVQQQTEQPEEPADHTASTSADQPQEQIQSGQAESDQDEAVSPEPSSPPAAGTQKKEKGISRFLPPWLKRQKSQSQDKPSESSAPPKQESVELKEEQEETSQPKEEVDAGGAAAASTEQTEEVKEVREEVQTEEEESIGSADTQPVREEKEGELKVEEKEEERKEEEKKEEGKKEEEKKEEGKKEEKQLIQQEASVLSTHKVNKKMKMVVCHVTLLDGSQFSCEVEKRAKGQYLFFQVCEHLNLLEKDYFGLSFKDHAEQRCWLDITKEIKRQIRNSQWQFTFSVKFYPPDPSQLTEDITRYLLCLQLRQDISSGRLPCSFVTHALLGSYTLQAELGDHDPDEHRLDYISDFQFAPNQTKELEEKVVELHKSHRGMTPAQADTQFLENAKKLSMYGVDLHHAKDSEGVDIMLGVCANGLLIYKDRLRINRFAWPKILKISYKRSNFYIKIRPGEAEQFESTVGFKLPNHRAAKRVWKVCVEHHTFFRLVSPEHPTKTKFLTLGSKFRYSGRTQAQTRQASSLIDRPAPNFQRSSSKRLSRSLDGAPVVSVSDYSQAAGAGENGPALELNSDSKSPQVEVMEEPNVDAATSITSEMAFETDGTGAPERKSAEVKPEVDDQPEVIEVVEETVVIEEVVKAKPKSPAPEASIPVETEVKEERSLSSDSESEEEAEYHAQPPSTSISIQQIKEEPEEEQEAELTQQAPPSVIESQPSAEAAEPGPAAKEEKAAERTHEPLLTTDEAPNGHALQAEAPPTAEEEEPHIVNGSASRVEAEHLPQVICCSEPPVVKTEMVTISDTFAAQKTEISTKEVPIVHTETKTITYEAAQLDGNGDGEPGVLMTAQTITSESLCTTTTTHITKTLKGGQSETRIEKRIVITGDSDIDHDQALAQAIKEAKEQHPDMSVTRVVVHKETELAEDED from the exons ATGACGACAGAGGTGGGATCAGAGACAGACGTGAAGAAGGAACCGGAGAAGGATCCTGAAGTCCAGCAGCAGACCGAGCAGCCTGAAGAACCTGCTGACCACACCGCCTCGACCAGCGCTGACCAGCCACAG GAGCAGATCCAGAGCGGCCAGGCCGAGAGCGATCAGGACGAGGCTGTGTCTCCGGAGCCCAGCAGTCCTCCAGCTGCCGGCACACAGAAGAAAGAGAAGGGCATCTCACGCTTCCTGCCTCCATGGCTTAAACGACAGAAGTCACAGAGCCAGGACAAGCCCAGCGAGAGCTCAGCGCCGCCCAAGCAGGAGAGCGTGGAGCTgaaggaggagcaggaggagacGAGCCAGCCGAAAGAGGAGGTGGACGCAGGAGGAGCAGCGGCTGCCAGCACAGAACAGACAGAGGAGGTGAAGGAGGTGAGAGAGGAGGTGCAGACGGAGGAGGAGGAGTCTATCGGCAGTGCTGACACACAG ccTGTGAGAGAGGAGAAAGAGGGAGAATTGAAGGtggaggagaaagaggaggagaggaaagaggaagagaaaaaagaggaggggaagaaagaggaagagaagaaagaggaggggaagaaagaagaaaagcaaCTGATCCAGCAGGAGGCAAGTGTGCTGTCAACTCACAAAGTCAACAAGAAGATGAAGATGGTGGTGTGTCACGTGACCCTGCTGGACGGCAGCCAGTTCTCCTGTGAGGTGGAG AAACGGGCGAAGGGCCAGTACCTGTTTTTTCAAGTCTGCGAGCACCTGAATCTGCTGGAGAAGGACTACTTCGGCCTGAGCTTTAAAGACCACGCTGAGCAGCGG tGCTGGCTGGACATCACCAAGGAAATCAAGCGTCAGATCCGCA ACTCTCAGTGGCAGTTCACCTTCAGTGTGAAGTTTTACCCTCCGGACCCGTCTCAGCTGACGGAGGACATCACCAG GTATCTGCTGTGTCTCCAGCTGAGGCAGGACATCTCCTCGGGCCGGCTGCCCTGCTCCTTCGTCACACACGCTCTGCTGGGCTCCTACACcctgcaggcggagctgggggaCCACGACCCCGACGAGCATCGGCTGGACTACATCTCAGACTTCCAGTTCGCCCCCAACCAGACCAAGGAGCTGGAGGAGAAGGTGGTGGAGCTGCACAAGTCCCACAG GGGAATGACTCCAGCCCAGGCAGACACACAGTTTCTGGAAAACGCCAAGAAGCTCTCCATGTACGGTGTCGACCTGCATCACGCCAAG GACTCGGAGGGAGTGGATATCATGCTGGGAGTGTGTGCAAACGGTTTGCTGATCTATAAGGATCGTCTGCGGATAAACCGCTTTGCTTGGCCCAAAATCCTCAAGATCTCTTACAAACGCAGTAACTTCTACATCAAGATCCGGCCGGGAGAG gccgAGCAGTTCGAGAGCACCGTCGGCTTCAAGCTGCCCAACCACCGGGCTGCCAAAAGAGTTTGGAAAGTGTGTGTCGAGCACCACACCTTCTTCAG GCTGGTTTCTCCTGAGCACCCCACCAAGACCAAGTTCCTGACCCTGGGCTCTAAGTTCCGCTACAGCGGGAGAACACAGGCGCAGACGCGACAGGCCAGCTCCCTCATCGACCGGCCCGCACCCAACTTCCAGCGCTCCTCCAGCAAACGCCTCTCTCGCAGTCTTGATGGAG ctccTGTGGTGAGTGTGAGTGATTACAGTCAGGCTGCAGGTGCTGGAGAGAACGGTCCGGCTCTGGAACTCAACTCTGACTCTAAG AGTCCACAGGTGGAGGTCATGGAGGAGCCAAACGTGGATGCAGCCACATCCATCACCTCTGAAATGGCCTTTGAG ACGGATGGCACTGGCGCTCCTGAGAGAAAG AGTGCAGAGGTCAAACCTGAAGTGGACGACCAGCCAGAGGTCATAGAGGTTGTGGAAGAGACCGTTGTCATCGAGGAAGTCGTTAAAGCCAAACCCAAGAGCCCCGCCCCTGAGGCGTCGATTCCCGTGGAGACGGAGGTCAAGGAGGAGAGGAGTTTATCATCAGACAGCGAGAGTGAAGAGGAGGCAGAGTACCACGCTCAGCCGCCCAGCACAAGCATCTCCATCCAACAGATCAAAGAAGAGCCTGAGGAGGAACAGGAGGCGGAGCTTACTCAACAAGCCCCGCCCTCTGTGATAGAGTCACAGCCATCTGCAGAAGCAGCTGAGCCCGGCCCTGCGGCGAAGGAAGAGAAAGCAGCAGAGCGTACACACGAGCCACTGCTGACGACGGACGAAGCTCCCAATGGACACGCCCTCCAAGCTGAAGCCCCGCCCACTGCCGAGGAGGAGGAGCCTCACATCGTGAATGGCAGCGCCTCTCGTGTGGAAGCAGAGCACCTGCCGCAGGTTATTTGTTGTTCGGAG cCTCCTGTTGTGAAGACTGAGATGGTTACCATCTCAGACACGTTTGCTGCTCAGAAGACGGAGATATCCACTAAGGAGGTCCCCATCGTGCACACGGAAACCAAGACCATCACGTACGAGGCCGCGCAG CTGGATGGTAATGGAGACGGGGAGCCAGGCGTGCTCATGACTGCTCAAACCATCACCTCTGAATCACTctgcaccaccaccaccacacacaTCACCAag
- the LOC127984353 gene encoding band 4.1-like protein 2 isoform X11, whose product MTTEVGSETDVKKEPEKDPEVQQQTEQPEEPADHTASTSADQPQEQIQSGQAESDQDEAVSPEPSSPPAAGTQKKEKGISRFLPPWLKRQKSQSQDKPSESSAPPKQESVELKEEQEETSQPKEEVDAGGAAAASTEQTEEVKEVREEVQTEEEESIGSADTQPVREEKEGELKVEEKEEERKEEEKKEEGKKEEEKKEEGKKEEKQLIQQEASVLSTHKVNKKMKMVVCHVTLLDGSQFSCEVEKRAKGQYLFFQVCEHLNLLEKDYFGLSFKDHAEQRCWLDITKEIKRQIRNSQWQFTFSVKFYPPDPSQLTEDITRYLLCLQLRQDISSGRLPCSFVTHALLGSYTLQAELGDHDPDEHRLDYISDFQFAPNQTKELEEKVVELHKSHRGMTPAQADTQFLENAKKLSMYGVDLHHAKDSEGVDIMLGVCANGLLIYKDRLRINRFAWPKILKISYKRSNFYIKIRPGEAEQFESTVGFKLPNHRAAKRVWKVCVEHHTFFRLVSPEHPTKTKFLTLGSKFRYSGRTQAQTRQASSLIDRPAPNFQRSSSKRLSRSLDGAPVVSVSDYSQAAGAGENGPALELNSDSKSPQVEVMEEPNVDAATSITSEMAFEQTDGTGAPERKSLEEELTSLFLSKACFSGLSGSCSTTAAPAEVPQETPPRPGTDSRDTSKSAEVKPEVDDQPEVIEVVEETVVIEEVVKAKPKSPAPEASIPVETEVKEERSLSSDSESEEEAEYHAQPPSTSISIQQIKEEPEEEQEAELTQQAPPSVIESQPSAEAAEPGPAAKEEKAAERTHEPLLTTDEAPNGHALQAEAPPTAEEEEPHIVNGSASRVEAEHLPQVICCSEPPVVKTEMVTISDTFAAQKTEISTKEVPIVHTETKTITYEAAQLDGNGDGEPGVLMTAQTITSESLCTTTTTHITKTLKGGQSETRIEKRIVITGDSDIDHDQALAQAIKEAKEQHPDMSVTRVVVHKETELAEDED is encoded by the exons ATGACGACAGAGGTGGGATCAGAGACAGACGTGAAGAAGGAACCGGAGAAGGATCCTGAAGTCCAGCAGCAGACCGAGCAGCCTGAAGAACCTGCTGACCACACCGCCTCGACCAGCGCTGACCAGCCACAG GAGCAGATCCAGAGCGGCCAGGCCGAGAGCGATCAGGACGAGGCTGTGTCTCCGGAGCCCAGCAGTCCTCCAGCTGCCGGCACACAGAAGAAAGAGAAGGGCATCTCACGCTTCCTGCCTCCATGGCTTAAACGACAGAAGTCACAGAGCCAGGACAAGCCCAGCGAGAGCTCAGCGCCGCCCAAGCAGGAGAGCGTGGAGCTgaaggaggagcaggaggagacGAGCCAGCCGAAAGAGGAGGTGGACGCAGGAGGAGCAGCGGCTGCCAGCACAGAACAGACAGAGGAGGTGAAGGAGGTGAGAGAGGAGGTGCAGACGGAGGAGGAGGAGTCTATCGGCAGTGCTGACACACAG ccTGTGAGAGAGGAGAAAGAGGGAGAATTGAAGGtggaggagaaagaggaggagaggaaagaggaagagaaaaaagaggaggggaagaaagaggaagagaagaaagaggaggggaagaaagaagaaaagcaaCTGATCCAGCAGGAGGCAAGTGTGCTGTCAACTCACAAAGTCAACAAGAAGATGAAGATGGTGGTGTGTCACGTGACCCTGCTGGACGGCAGCCAGTTCTCCTGTGAGGTGGAG AAACGGGCGAAGGGCCAGTACCTGTTTTTTCAAGTCTGCGAGCACCTGAATCTGCTGGAGAAGGACTACTTCGGCCTGAGCTTTAAAGACCACGCTGAGCAGCGG tGCTGGCTGGACATCACCAAGGAAATCAAGCGTCAGATCCGCA ACTCTCAGTGGCAGTTCACCTTCAGTGTGAAGTTTTACCCTCCGGACCCGTCTCAGCTGACGGAGGACATCACCAG GTATCTGCTGTGTCTCCAGCTGAGGCAGGACATCTCCTCGGGCCGGCTGCCCTGCTCCTTCGTCACACACGCTCTGCTGGGCTCCTACACcctgcaggcggagctgggggaCCACGACCCCGACGAGCATCGGCTGGACTACATCTCAGACTTCCAGTTCGCCCCCAACCAGACCAAGGAGCTGGAGGAGAAGGTGGTGGAGCTGCACAAGTCCCACAG GGGAATGACTCCAGCCCAGGCAGACACACAGTTTCTGGAAAACGCCAAGAAGCTCTCCATGTACGGTGTCGACCTGCATCACGCCAAG GACTCGGAGGGAGTGGATATCATGCTGGGAGTGTGTGCAAACGGTTTGCTGATCTATAAGGATCGTCTGCGGATAAACCGCTTTGCTTGGCCCAAAATCCTCAAGATCTCTTACAAACGCAGTAACTTCTACATCAAGATCCGGCCGGGAGAG gccgAGCAGTTCGAGAGCACCGTCGGCTTCAAGCTGCCCAACCACCGGGCTGCCAAAAGAGTTTGGAAAGTGTGTGTCGAGCACCACACCTTCTTCAG GCTGGTTTCTCCTGAGCACCCCACCAAGACCAAGTTCCTGACCCTGGGCTCTAAGTTCCGCTACAGCGGGAGAACACAGGCGCAGACGCGACAGGCCAGCTCCCTCATCGACCGGCCCGCACCCAACTTCCAGCGCTCCTCCAGCAAACGCCTCTCTCGCAGTCTTGATGGAG ctccTGTGGTGAGTGTGAGTGATTACAGTCAGGCTGCAGGTGCTGGAGAGAACGGTCCGGCTCTGGAACTCAACTCTGACTCTAAG AGTCCACAGGTGGAGGTCATGGAGGAGCCAAACGTGGATGCAGCCACATCCATCACCTCTGAAATGGCCTTTGAG CAGACGGATGGCACTGGCGCTCCTGAGAGAAAG AGTCTGGAAGAGGAGCTCACCTCTCTCTTTCTGAGTAAGGCATGCTTCTCTGGGCTGTCTGGCTCCTGCAGTACCACAGCCGCTCCAGCAGAG GTTCCACAGGAAACCCCTCCCCGTCCCGGGACGGACAGCAGAGACACCAGCAAG AGTGCAGAGGTCAAACCTGAAGTGGACGACCAGCCAGAGGTCATAGAGGTTGTGGAAGAGACCGTTGTCATCGAGGAAGTCGTTAAAGCCAAACCCAAGAGCCCCGCCCCTGAGGCGTCGATTCCCGTGGAGACGGAGGTCAAGGAGGAGAGGAGTTTATCATCAGACAGCGAGAGTGAAGAGGAGGCAGAGTACCACGCTCAGCCGCCCAGCACAAGCATCTCCATCCAACAGATCAAAGAAGAGCCTGAGGAGGAACAGGAGGCGGAGCTTACTCAACAAGCCCCGCCCTCTGTGATAGAGTCACAGCCATCTGCAGAAGCAGCTGAGCCCGGCCCTGCGGCGAAGGAAGAGAAAGCAGCAGAGCGTACACACGAGCCACTGCTGACGACGGACGAAGCTCCCAATGGACACGCCCTCCAAGCTGAAGCCCCGCCCACTGCCGAGGAGGAGGAGCCTCACATCGTGAATGGCAGCGCCTCTCGTGTGGAAGCAGAGCACCTGCCGCAGGTTATTTGTTGTTCGGAG cCTCCTGTTGTGAAGACTGAGATGGTTACCATCTCAGACACGTTTGCTGCTCAGAAGACGGAGATATCCACTAAGGAGGTCCCCATCGTGCACACGGAAACCAAGACCATCACGTACGAGGCCGCGCAG CTGGATGGTAATGGAGACGGGGAGCCAGGCGTGCTCATGACTGCTCAAACCATCACCTCTGAATCACTctgcaccaccaccaccacacacaTCACCAag
- the LOC127984353 gene encoding band 4.1-like protein 2 isoform X4 has translation MTTEVGSETDVKKEPEKDPEVQQQTEQPEEPADHTASTSADQPQEQIQSGQAESDQDEAVSPEPSSPPAAGTQKKEKGISRFLPPWLKRQKSQSQDKPSESSAPPKQESVELKEEQEETSQPKEEVDAGGAAAASTEQTEEVKEVREEVQTEEEESIGSADTQPVREEKEGELKVEEKEEERKEEEKKEEGKKEEEKKEEGKKEEKQLIQQEASVLSTHKVNKKMKMVVCHVTLLDGSQFSCEVEKRAKGQYLFFQVCEHLNLLEKDYFGLSFKDHAEQRCWLDITKEIKRQIRNSQWQFTFSVKFYPPDPSQLTEDITRYLLCLQLRQDISSGRLPCSFVTHALLGSYTLQAELGDHDPDEHRLDYISDFQFAPNQTKELEEKVVELHKSHRGMTPAQADTQFLENAKKLSMYGVDLHHAKDSEGVDIMLGVCANGLLIYKDRLRINRFAWPKILKISYKRSNFYIKIRPGEAEQFESTVGFKLPNHRAAKRVWKVCVEHHTFFRLVSPEHPTKTKFLTLGSKFRYSGRTQAQTRQASSLIDRPAPNFQRSSSKRLSRSLDGAPVVSVSDYSQAAGAGENGPALELNSDSKSPQVEVMEEPNVDAATSITSEMAFEQTDGTGAPERKDLDKTQEDVLKHQASISELKRSFMEARPEPRPSQWDKHLSGSPVTSLRLQAHGSLEEELTSLFLSKACFSGLSGSCSTTAAPAEVPQETPPRPGTDSRDTSKSAEVKPEVDDQPEVIEVVEETVVIEEVVKAKPKSPAPEASIPVETEVKEERSLSSDSESEEEAEYHAQPPSTSISIQQIKEEPEEEQEAELTQQAPPSVIESQPSAEAAEPGPAAKEEKAAERTHEPLLTTDEAPNGHALQAEAPPTAEEEEPHIVNGSASRVEAEHLPQVICCSEPPVVKTEMVTISDTFAAQKTEISTKEVPIVHTETKTITYEAAQLDGNGDGEPGVLMTAQTITSESLCTTTTTHITKTLKGGQSETRIEKRIVITGDSDIDHDQALAQAIKEAKEQHPDMSVTRVVVHKETELAEDED, from the exons ATGACGACAGAGGTGGGATCAGAGACAGACGTGAAGAAGGAACCGGAGAAGGATCCTGAAGTCCAGCAGCAGACCGAGCAGCCTGAAGAACCTGCTGACCACACCGCCTCGACCAGCGCTGACCAGCCACAG GAGCAGATCCAGAGCGGCCAGGCCGAGAGCGATCAGGACGAGGCTGTGTCTCCGGAGCCCAGCAGTCCTCCAGCTGCCGGCACACAGAAGAAAGAGAAGGGCATCTCACGCTTCCTGCCTCCATGGCTTAAACGACAGAAGTCACAGAGCCAGGACAAGCCCAGCGAGAGCTCAGCGCCGCCCAAGCAGGAGAGCGTGGAGCTgaaggaggagcaggaggagacGAGCCAGCCGAAAGAGGAGGTGGACGCAGGAGGAGCAGCGGCTGCCAGCACAGAACAGACAGAGGAGGTGAAGGAGGTGAGAGAGGAGGTGCAGACGGAGGAGGAGGAGTCTATCGGCAGTGCTGACACACAG ccTGTGAGAGAGGAGAAAGAGGGAGAATTGAAGGtggaggagaaagaggaggagaggaaagaggaagagaaaaaagaggaggggaagaaagaggaagagaagaaagaggaggggaagaaagaagaaaagcaaCTGATCCAGCAGGAGGCAAGTGTGCTGTCAACTCACAAAGTCAACAAGAAGATGAAGATGGTGGTGTGTCACGTGACCCTGCTGGACGGCAGCCAGTTCTCCTGTGAGGTGGAG AAACGGGCGAAGGGCCAGTACCTGTTTTTTCAAGTCTGCGAGCACCTGAATCTGCTGGAGAAGGACTACTTCGGCCTGAGCTTTAAAGACCACGCTGAGCAGCGG tGCTGGCTGGACATCACCAAGGAAATCAAGCGTCAGATCCGCA ACTCTCAGTGGCAGTTCACCTTCAGTGTGAAGTTTTACCCTCCGGACCCGTCTCAGCTGACGGAGGACATCACCAG GTATCTGCTGTGTCTCCAGCTGAGGCAGGACATCTCCTCGGGCCGGCTGCCCTGCTCCTTCGTCACACACGCTCTGCTGGGCTCCTACACcctgcaggcggagctgggggaCCACGACCCCGACGAGCATCGGCTGGACTACATCTCAGACTTCCAGTTCGCCCCCAACCAGACCAAGGAGCTGGAGGAGAAGGTGGTGGAGCTGCACAAGTCCCACAG GGGAATGACTCCAGCCCAGGCAGACACACAGTTTCTGGAAAACGCCAAGAAGCTCTCCATGTACGGTGTCGACCTGCATCACGCCAAG GACTCGGAGGGAGTGGATATCATGCTGGGAGTGTGTGCAAACGGTTTGCTGATCTATAAGGATCGTCTGCGGATAAACCGCTTTGCTTGGCCCAAAATCCTCAAGATCTCTTACAAACGCAGTAACTTCTACATCAAGATCCGGCCGGGAGAG gccgAGCAGTTCGAGAGCACCGTCGGCTTCAAGCTGCCCAACCACCGGGCTGCCAAAAGAGTTTGGAAAGTGTGTGTCGAGCACCACACCTTCTTCAG GCTGGTTTCTCCTGAGCACCCCACCAAGACCAAGTTCCTGACCCTGGGCTCTAAGTTCCGCTACAGCGGGAGAACACAGGCGCAGACGCGACAGGCCAGCTCCCTCATCGACCGGCCCGCACCCAACTTCCAGCGCTCCTCCAGCAAACGCCTCTCTCGCAGTCTTGATGGAG ctccTGTGGTGAGTGTGAGTGATTACAGTCAGGCTGCAGGTGCTGGAGAGAACGGTCCGGCTCTGGAACTCAACTCTGACTCTAAG AGTCCACAGGTGGAGGTCATGGAGGAGCCAAACGTGGATGCAGCCACATCCATCACCTCTGAAATGGCCTTTGAG CAGACGGATGGCACTGGCGCTCCTGAGAGAAAG GACTTGGATAAGACCCAGGAGGATGTGTTGAAACATCAGGCTAGCATTAGCGAGCTCAAGCGCAGTTTTATGGAGGCTAGGCCCGAGCCCAGGCCCAGTCAGTGGGACAAGCACCTGTCGGGCAGTCCTGTCACCTCTCTGCGTCTGCAGGCTCATGGG AGTCTGGAAGAGGAGCTCACCTCTCTCTTTCTGAGTAAGGCATGCTTCTCTGGGCTGTCTGGCTCCTGCAGTACCACAGCCGCTCCAGCAGAG GTTCCACAGGAAACCCCTCCCCGTCCCGGGACGGACAGCAGAGACACCAGCAAG AGTGCAGAGGTCAAACCTGAAGTGGACGACCAGCCAGAGGTCATAGAGGTTGTGGAAGAGACCGTTGTCATCGAGGAAGTCGTTAAAGCCAAACCCAAGAGCCCCGCCCCTGAGGCGTCGATTCCCGTGGAGACGGAGGTCAAGGAGGAGAGGAGTTTATCATCAGACAGCGAGAGTGAAGAGGAGGCAGAGTACCACGCTCAGCCGCCCAGCACAAGCATCTCCATCCAACAGATCAAAGAAGAGCCTGAGGAGGAACAGGAGGCGGAGCTTACTCAACAAGCCCCGCCCTCTGTGATAGAGTCACAGCCATCTGCAGAAGCAGCTGAGCCCGGCCCTGCGGCGAAGGAAGAGAAAGCAGCAGAGCGTACACACGAGCCACTGCTGACGACGGACGAAGCTCCCAATGGACACGCCCTCCAAGCTGAAGCCCCGCCCACTGCCGAGGAGGAGGAGCCTCACATCGTGAATGGCAGCGCCTCTCGTGTGGAAGCAGAGCACCTGCCGCAGGTTATTTGTTGTTCGGAG cCTCCTGTTGTGAAGACTGAGATGGTTACCATCTCAGACACGTTTGCTGCTCAGAAGACGGAGATATCCACTAAGGAGGTCCCCATCGTGCACACGGAAACCAAGACCATCACGTACGAGGCCGCGCAG CTGGATGGTAATGGAGACGGGGAGCCAGGCGTGCTCATGACTGCTCAAACCATCACCTCTGAATCACTctgcaccaccaccaccacacacaTCACCAag